The following proteins come from a genomic window of Geminicoccaceae bacterium SCSIO 64248:
- a CDS encoding GntR family transcriptional regulator — protein sequence MSSADSNDPSRDFAVNVVGATVRRQVEAHLRRAVISGRFAPGDHLSDRLLCEMLKVSRPVVREAIRQLEAEGLVETTPHRGSFVKALSAAEAAQIYEVRGVLEALAAKGFARNATDAEIAELQGVFDEIVAFRAASKPGSVIDLKQRFYEVLLAGCRNDYVRRMLDQIFNRSMQLRATSLSDPHRLENTIKELDALMAAIRRHDEEAAWQASLVHVRNAAKVALTILKRREDNRKAETEPTLPGRDKSRRNQNEKREI from the coding sequence ATGAGCTCCGCGGACAGCAACGACCCCTCCCGGGACTTCGCCGTCAACGTCGTCGGTGCGACGGTGCGGCGGCAGGTGGAGGCCCACCTTCGCCGCGCGGTCATCTCGGGACGCTTCGCTCCCGGCGACCATCTGTCCGATCGCTTGCTGTGCGAGATGCTCAAGGTGAGCCGTCCGGTCGTGCGCGAAGCGATTCGCCAGCTCGAGGCGGAAGGGCTGGTCGAGACCACGCCGCACAGGGGCTCCTTCGTGAAGGCGCTCTCGGCAGCGGAGGCCGCGCAGATCTACGAGGTGCGCGGTGTTCTGGAAGCGCTGGCCGCCAAAGGATTTGCCAGGAACGCGACCGACGCGGAGATCGCCGAACTCCAGGGCGTGTTCGACGAGATCGTCGCCTTTCGGGCCGCGTCGAAGCCAGGCAGCGTCATCGACCTGAAACAGCGCTTCTACGAGGTGCTGCTGGCTGGGTGTCGGAACGACTACGTGCGCCGCATGCTCGACCAGATTTTCAATCGGAGCATGCAGCTGCGGGCGACCAGCCTTTCCGACCCCCACCGGCTAGAGAACACGATCAAGGAACTCGACGCCCTGATGGCGGCCATCCGCCGTCACGACGAGGAAGCAGCGTGGCAAGCCAGCCTCGTCCATGTGCGCAACGCCGCAAAGGTGGCGCTCACGATCCTGAAACGACGGGAAGACAATCGGAAGGCCGAGACTGAACCGACGCTCCCCGGCCGGGACAAAAGCAGGAGAAATCAGAATGAAAAACGAGAGATATGA
- a CDS encoding thiamine pyrophosphate-dependent enzyme, with amino-acid sequence MKAQNGLLHRRAVVSALLRDRNDLLVVGGLGAPAWDITAAGDHDLSFPLWGAMGGASMIGLGLALAQPDRPVLVVTGDGEMLMGVGSLMTIGVQSPANLSIVVLDNERYGETGMQRTHTGYGVDLVKVAEGAGFKRTLAVCDEDQVGTLRRAVHERSGPLFANVKVDPEKLPLVLPPSESSILKNRFRKALLGEEALFA; translated from the coding sequence GTGAAGGCGCAAAACGGCCTCCTCCACCGTCGGGCTGTCGTCAGCGCGTTGCTGCGCGACCGGAACGACCTTCTGGTCGTGGGCGGGCTGGGGGCTCCCGCCTGGGACATCACGGCCGCCGGCGATCACGATCTGTCCTTTCCCCTTTGGGGCGCCATGGGTGGCGCCTCGATGATCGGCCTCGGGCTCGCGCTCGCCCAGCCGGACCGGCCGGTGCTCGTCGTCACCGGCGACGGCGAGATGCTCATGGGGGTGGGTTCGCTCATGACCATCGGCGTGCAGAGTCCGGCCAACCTGTCGATCGTCGTGTTGGACAACGAGCGCTACGGCGAGACCGGCATGCAGCGAACCCACACCGGCTATGGCGTCGATCTCGTCAAGGTCGCGGAAGGAGCCGGATTCAAGCGCACGCTCGCCGTGTGCGACGAAGACCAGGTCGGGACACTCCGCCGCGCCGTCCACGAGCGGTCCGGACCGTTGTTCGCCAACGTCAAGGTCGATCCGGAGAAGCTGCCGCTGGTCTTGCCGCCGAGCGAAAGCTCGATCCTGAAGAATCGCTTCCGCAAGGCGCTGCTCGGCGAGGAGGCTCTGTTTGCGTAA
- the pcaC gene encoding 4-carboxymuconolactone decarboxylase, with amino-acid sequence MKNERYEAGLAIRKKVLGADYVERSLAKATPFSKPLQELVTEYCWGEVWTREGLDKKTRSIINLAMLTALNRPHEIELHVRGALNNGVSKEEMTEIFLQTAIYCGVPAAIDSFRIAQRVFDEDA; translated from the coding sequence ATGAAAAACGAGAGATATGAAGCGGGACTTGCCATCCGCAAGAAAGTGCTTGGCGCCGATTACGTTGAGCGATCCTTGGCGAAGGCAACGCCCTTTTCCAAACCGTTGCAGGAGCTCGTAACGGAATATTGCTGGGGCGAGGTCTGGACGCGCGAGGGGTTGGACAAGAAGACGCGCAGCATCATCAATCTGGCCATGCTCACGGCACTCAACCGTCCGCACGAGATCGAGCTGCACGTTCGCGGGGCTTTGAACAACGGGGTCAGCAAGGAGGAAATGACCGAGATTTTCCTGCAGACGGCGATCTATTGCGGCGTACCCGCGGCCATCGACAGTTTTCGCATCGCGCAGCGCGTGTTCGATGAAGACGCCTGA